A window from Dromaius novaehollandiae isolate bDroNov1 chromosome 1, bDroNov1.hap1, whole genome shotgun sequence encodes these proteins:
- the CHRM2 gene encoding muscarinic acetylcholine receptor M2: protein MNNSTYINSSTENVMALESPYKTVEVVFIVLVAGSLSLVTIIGNILVMVSIKVNRHLQTVNNYFLFSLACADLIIGVFSMNLYTLYTVIGYWPLGPVVCDLWLALDYVVSNASVMNLLIISFDRYFCVTKPLTYPVKRTTKMAGMMIAAAWVLSFILWAPAILFWQFIVGGRTVPDGDCYIQFFSNAAVTFGTAIAAFYLPVIIMTVLYWQISRASKSRIKKGKKEAVQNQDPVSPSLVQGKIVKPNNNNISTSGDGLEHSKIQNGKTTGETVTENCVQGEEKESSNDSTSVSVVASNTKEDEAVKEANQVSASQDHLKVENSKLTCIRIVTKSQKGDCCASTNTTVEIVGTNGEEKQNSVARKIVKMTKQPAKKKLPPSREKKVTRTILAILLAFIITWTPYNVMVLINSFCTSCIPGTVWTIGYWLCYINSTINPACYALCNATFKKTFKHLLMCHYKNIGATR, encoded by the coding sequence ATGAATAACTCAACGTACATAAACTCTTCCACTGAAAATGTGATGGCTCTGGAGAGTCCCTATAAAACTGTTGAGGTGGTCTTCATCGTTCTGGTAGCAGGGTCTCTCAGTCTAGTCACCATAATTGGGAACATCCTGGTCATGGTGTCAATCAAAGTCAACAGGCACCTGCAGACTGTCAACAACTATTTTCTGTTCAGCTTGGCATGCGCTGACTTGATCATCGGCGTCTTCTCCATGAACCTATATACCCTTTACACTGTGATAGGCTACTGGCCATTAGGGCCTGTGGTGTGTGACCTCTGGCTGGCTCTTGACTATGTGGTCAGCAATGCCTCCGTAATGAACCTTCTCATTATCAGCTTTGACAGATATTTCTGTGTCACCAAGCCTCTGACATACCCTGTAAAGAGGACCACTAAGATGGCAGGCATGATGATCGCAGCTGCTTGGGTGCTCTCCTTCATCCTGTGGGCCCCTGCAATTCTCTTCTGGCAGTTCATTGTGGGGGGAAGGACCGTCCCAGATGGGGATTGCTACATCCAGTTTTTTTCCAATGCTGCAGTCACTTTTGGCACTGCCATTGCAGCCTTCTATTTGCCTGTTATCATCATGACTGTCCTTTACTGGCAAATCTCTCGAGCCAGCAAGAGTCggataaaaaaagggaaaaaggaagctGTCCAAAACCAGGATCCAGTTTCCCCCAGCCTTGTTCAAGGTAAAATAGTGAAACCAAACAATAACAACATCTCAACCAGTGGGGATGGGTTGGAGCACAGCAAAATCCAGAATGGAAAAACCACTGGAGAGACTGTGACGGAGAACTGTGTtcaaggggaggagaaggagagctCCAACGACTCCACCTCTGTCAGTGTTGTCGCCTCCAACACGAAAGAGGATGAAGCTGTCAAAGAGGCCAACCAGGTTTCTGCCTCCCAGGACCATCTCAAAGTGGAGAACTCCAAGCTGACGTGCATCAGGATAGTCACCAAGTCACAAAAGGGTGACTGCTGTGCATCCACCAACACAACCGTGGAGATTGTAGGCACCAACGGGGAGGAGAAGCAAAACAGTGTAGCCCGGAAGATTGTCAAGATGACAAAGCAGCCAGCCAAAAAGAAACTGCCTccttctagagaaaaaaaagtgacaaggACTATTTTGGCCATTCTCCTGGCCTTCATCATCACCTGGACCCCATACAATGTGATGGTGCTCATCAACAGCTTCTGCACATCCTGCATCCCCGGTACCGTATGGACTATAGGTTACTGGCTCTGTTATATCAACAGTACCATCAACCCTGCTTGTTATGCTCTCTGCAATGCTACTTTCAAGAAGACCTTTAAGCACCTTCTTATGTGTCATTACAAGAATATAGGAGCTACaaggtaa